A single region of the Penaeus monodon isolate SGIC_2016 unplaced genomic scaffold, NSTDA_Pmon_1 PmonScaffold_10735, whole genome shotgun sequence genome encodes:
- the LOC119568770 gene encoding piggyBac transposable element-derived protein 3-like gives MSVSKIPNTRLHWSSFSVGSEQISSVMSRDRWEEIKVNLHLTDNSQIDPNDKLSKVRPLLEHLRSKFKEIPMTEYLCVDEQMVPFKGNSSMKQYIPKKPHKRGYKIFVLADDMGMVYDFMPYVGKIEPVNNPIVPDLKPSANSVLHLAESIPPFKNHKLYFDNWFTSLPLIDHLASRGIWCSGTVQQNRLQSLTFKSDKQLQAYGRGSHDEWETVYEDGNKITALKWFDNKAVHLVSTFATSFPFDKCTRFDRKIKERVEVARPFIVKDYNTHMGGVDLHDQLMAYYRMAFRSKNITKG, from the coding sequence ATGTCTGTCAGTAAAATACCTAATACGAGATTGCACTGGTCAAGCTTTTCTGTGGGAAGTGAACAGATCAGTTCAGTTATGAGCAGAGACAGGTGGGAGGAAATAAAGGTAAATTTGCACCTTACTGATAATTCCCAAATAGATCCAAATGACAAACTATCAAAAGTTAGACCTTTACTCGAACACCTGAGATCCAAATTCAAAGAAATCCCCATGACTGAATATCTATGTGTAGATGAGCAGATGGTACCTTTCAAGGGGAATTCATCTATGAAACAATATATTCCTAAGAAACCACATAAACGTGGATACAAGATATTTGTTTTGGCAGATGATATGGGAATGGTGTATGATTTCATGCCATATGTTGGTAAAATAGAGCCTGTAAATAATCCAATTGTTCCAGATCTGAAACCAAGTGCTAACTCGGTGCTCCATCTTGCTGAGTCCATACCCCCCTTCAAGAATcacaaattatattttgataattggtttacctccctccctctcatagaTCACTTAGCTTCACGGGGTATATGGTGTAGTGGGACTGTTCAACAAAACAGATTACAAAGCCTGACGTTCAAATCAGATAAGCAACTTCAAGCTTATGGGCGTGGGTCTCATGATGAATGGGAAACAGTGTATGAGGACGGTAACAAAATAACAGCTCTGAAATGGTTTGACAACAAAGCAGTGCATCTTGTATCTACATTTGCCACTTCATTCCCATTCGACAAGTGCACAAGAtttgacagaaaaataaaagaaagagtagAAGTTGCTAGACCATTCATTGTCAAGGACTACAATACACATATGGGTGGGGTAGATTTACATGATCAGCTGATGGCTTATTATAGGATGGCATTCAGATCAAAAAATATTACCAAAGGCTAA